A segment of the Arachis hypogaea cultivar Tifrunner chromosome 5, arahy.Tifrunner.gnm2.J5K5, whole genome shotgun sequence genome:
tttttattttaatttatttttattatgtcaatAAATTATTagcctaatttgattaaaattaattatcaaaataatttgaTCATATAATAATACcatataatatatagataaaaatgagttaaacaaaatttatatttatacataaatattggATGAGAGTCTTTTAGtctgtatataatattttttatataataataaaagataagaaaagtagCACATTTAAAAAGAGTATTTTATAATCACTTTAGGTTACATTTTGTTAATATAGATAACAAATACTTTTGAAGTGattaatgaaattaaagagaaatagagaggagcataaagaaaaacaaaacttgTAAAGAGGATTGTTTTCCAAAGTGTAAAGCCAATTTTGTTGGTACTTTCCGCTGTTTTCGCTTAAAGACAGAAAGAGGAGGAGGCTTATAAAAGCAGGGTATTGGCTTCACAACTTTGATTCATAATTAACCAAACCCACCTGCGTACTACTACTTACCTTTGGTCATTTTATAACGCCACAAAATAGAACCTCCTTTTCAGCATATGTAAAGACAAcgcctttttcttctcttttctcttttcttttttcttacagGAAACTGGCACAGCACACGAGTCACAACAATTTATTTGCTTTAaacagagagagagaaaagagagggaaAGAGGTTTcagaaacacacacacacaaacacaaagCTCAGACACGATTATAGTAGCTACCTCCATCCATGTCTGACTCACATCtaactttcttttctctttcttcttccattcttgctcttcttctcatCTTCATTTTCATCTTCAAGAGGAAGCAAACCAAACCCAAGCTCAACCTTCCACCCGGTAAAATGGGCTGGCCCTTTCTTGGTGAAACCATTGGTTACTTGAAGCCTTATTCTGCTACCACCATAGGAGAATTCATGGACCAACACATAGCAAGGTAACAACAATAACAGAAACAACATCATCTTAATTAATTAGCAGAAACACAAACATCTTAATTCACTTGTGTATGTGTATGTGCAGGTATGGTAAAATTTACAAGTCGAAATTGTTTGGTGAGCCAGCAATAGTGTCAGCAGATGCAGGGTTGAATAGGTTCATATTGCAAAACGAAGGGAAATTGTTTGAGTGCAGTTACCCGAGAAGCATTGGTGGAATACTTGGGAAATGGTCGATGTTGGTTTTGGTTGGTGACATGCATAGGGACATGAGGGCCATTTCACTAAACTTCCTCAGCCATGGCAGGCTCAGAACACATCTCTTGAAGGAGGTTGAGAACCACACCCTTCTTGTTCTTAACTCCTGGAAACACAATTCCACCTTCTCTGCTCAAGATGAAGCCAAAAgggtaactaactaactaattctttctcttcttctgcaAAACCAACTGTTGGATTAATTAATCAATTGAATTGCAGTTCACCTTCAATTTGATGGCCAAACACATCATGAGCTTGGATCCTGGGAATGTTGAGACAGAAAAACTAAAAGAGGAGTATATCACTTTCATGAAGGGTGTTGTTTCTGCGCCATTGAATTTACCCGGAACTGCATATAGAAGAGCATTAAAGGTAACAATAATGCTAATTGATGATGCTAATTTCCTAATGAATATACtacttaatttgatttgatttgattttgttttgaacAGTCGAGGTCCACCATACTCAAGTTCATAGAAGCGAAAATGACCGAAAGAGTGAGAAAGATGGAAGAAGGAAATGAGAGCTTGGAGGAAGATGATCTTCTAGGATGGGTTTTGAAGCATTCAAATCTCTCAACAGAGCAGATTCTGGACTTGGTTCTGAGTTTGCTCTTTGCTGGCCATGAAACTTCGTCAGTAGCTATAGCACTTGCCATTTATTTCTTACCCGGTTGTCCTCAAGCCATGGAACAGTTAAGGGTAAGAAAGTACCATCCATGATTATATATGCTACATGGAATATTCAATATTCAATGTTAGTGTTTCTAATCAGGTCAATACTTGTAACATAGTTTGGCATATTGATATGGATTTTATGATACTTTGTGCAAAAAAACAGGAAGAACACAGCGAAATCGCCAGAGCTAAGAAACAAGCAGGGGAGGTTGAACTCACTTGGGATGACTACAAAAGAATGGAATTTACCCACTGTGTAAGTTACCTATCTatgtcatataataatatatagtatTCGGCTTTTGCAGCtatcattattttatttgatGCGATGATGTAGCCCTTGGAACTGTTTaatgcataatataaatataaatatggtTATGTGGATGAAGGTTGTGAACGAGACACTTCGGTTGGGAAATGTTGTGAGGTACCTTCACAGGAAGGCGCTTAAAGACGTTCGGTACAAAGGTACAttgattgatttattttattagttatttaaatgagtttagtAGTGGAAAAGAGAAAAGCAAAGGGGAAGGGGGGTTTTGATTTGAGTGAGTATTGAAAAGAAAATGTGTTGTGTTGAAAGGTTATGACATTCCATGTGGGTGGAAAGTCCTTCCGGTGATTGCAGCTGTGCATCTGGATCCTTCACTTTTTGACCAACCTCAACAATTCAATCCATGGAGATGGCAGGTCAGTTACTTCTACTACTTATATATCATCAACAATCATCATAATTATTATCCTCCACCACCCccaccttcctttcttcttttcttaattaatctaAACTTTATGCGGATGTATAAAAAGGAATAATTAAGGGGAGGTCCCCGAGCACTTCAATTGGTCCTTTCCTTTAATTTGGAGGTGGATACCCACATGCAATCACTACCTCTCACTGGAGGTGGGGTTTGTGTGTGGCCACTCAATACTATATAATTTTGTTTGGGGCTTGTGATTTTTCCCAAAATGTTGTCcattatttttcatttgtttttcacATATAGTTTTATTTCCAGTTTCTCATATATATTTGGGTTTTGTAAGTCCATGTATGTATATATCTTACTTTCCCGGAATCACGCTTCCTATATATCACTTGAGAGTCAGTCCCAACATTAAGGTACAAAGGCCGTACGACTTTGACAAAAACTGAAAATAATGCATTGCATGTGTCTCGTCTCTAGTCTCTACCTATATATATGCCTATCATTCTTCTCCCACACGTACACTTGAAGTTATCCCTACCtataaccaaattaattatagaTGGTTTATTTAATTATTCCAAAAACGTGAAATAGGAAGAGCACTTAATGAATGTGTAGTGATGGTTACTTGTTAAGAAATGATTGTCCGGGATGGGGAATGATCAAATAATGTGGCCTACCAACCAACCAAGCAGAATGGAGGATCAAGTGGGGTCGTTTTTTTAGTTGATAGCCATCTCCATCGAAGCCGTTAAGGGTAAGGGGTTGTCATGTTTTCACAAATAGGATTGCTGATGAGAGCTGAGAGCTGAGAGCTGAGAGAAGAGGATGAGTGCAACTGTGCAAGTGCACTACTACTACTATGAGTTAGCTGGCTACATGCATTGACCATTTTACCACCAGAACCGTgtaatcataaaaacaaaaattggttgAGAAATGAGATCATCGAGATGATGAAGTGAACAGTACGGAGGTGGGGTCCAGGGTATGCGATTATGATGCATGCTTTTTGTGAACGTGTGGGCAGGGTCCTCACGAGTCATGAGTGAATGCCCATGTGGAAAGTGGGCCTCACATCACTTGCACGTGCATTTGTGCTCTCATCGCATTCCTCCTCCTCTCCTGGTCCTAACTGCTTCCTTCAATTCCTTGCTTTTTTTGTTTCAAAGAATCAAAGGGTGTGTAGCCAAGTGGGAATTCCGGATAACAAAATATGATACCCTTTTTATTATTGTGTGTGGTGCAGATCAATGGTCGTCGTGGAAGTTGCTCATCATCAAACGGGAGTAGCAGTAATATCAACGCCAATAACaataacaccaccaccaccaccaacaattTGTTCTTGCCGTTCGGGGGAGGACCACGACTATGCGCTGGATCAGAGTTAGCAAAGCTTGAAATGGCTGTTTTCATCCACCATCTCGTCCTCAACTACCAATGGGAGTTAGCTGATTCCGATCAACCTTATGTATACCCTTTTCTTGACTTCCCCAAAGGCCTACCCATCACGGTCCAAAACCACTCATATCTCTCTTAGTACTTCATTATTAAATTAGATCTAGTGTTCATTCCTCTCTCAATAATTAATGTAAGTAAAGTTGCCTCATCCACCAATTGCATCGcatcatttaaattaaaaagaagaaaaaaaaagctttTTGACTTTCTGGCCTTCTTTGCTCACTTGTACGTTCCAAGGGGGAAGACcgtctcaataataataataataataataataataataataataataataataataataataaaagtacaAGCAACGCCTTAGGACTTAGGACTACTGGACCACTCCTACTACGTACCTCTTAGCTTCTATCTCTTTATCCTTCTTCTAGGCTTTAGTAGTAGAATTTTACTATCCCGTATCCGCCCTCCGCTTATGCTGTACATTATTATTCCTGAATTGAataatatttattcatttatatttTCTGCCTACTTTAATCAGCCTTTATTACTTTCTTACTGCGCTACATAAAATAATTCAGTTATCTTTTCTCAATAATCTGTTACGTTCATATATATAATACACGACTACTCTTAGTGTTTAACTGTTTATGTTATTAATAGTACTATACCCTGCAACTAGTAGTAGTTTATTAAAACAATTTATTTTGATTGTGTAAATCGGGGAAAAAAAAAGGATCCATCAAATTTCAGTATAACGCTGTTGTTTTTCTTACGTAGGCTCATACTAGCTACTTTATAATTTTCTGAATACACAGAGGCGcaaatttattattgtttttttgtttcctttattaatttattactacGATGCATGTCTATGTTGTAGtactttattgttttttttaataacacGTAGATTACCTTTCGGTTGTAGACATGTAGTACTAAACAGTCAAGGTGCCAGTTGCAATGCTAGTTGGCATATATAAAGAAAAGGTAATTAATTTGAGTCGATGAAGTGGTCACTTTATTCTCTTATTTAAGTATTGATGATTTGAATTATATAATAATCTTTAAACTaataaacagaatttagatttataataaattagtctttaattttttgaattaaaaaatacagtgaacaataaaaaaagaaaggttAAATATTGGAAGGGAACGTCAAAGAAAAAGAGGTTTGGGATTTGGGGGGCAACATTTTGTTGGTGGCTATAGATGTTTTAAACGGGGTTTAGGAAGGCAGTCACGTTGAGTCcacaaaaccaaaaataaaagtaaGGTCCGAATGACGAATCTTTCGAGAGAGGCAGAGGCGTCTGAGTAATAATAATGATGCCTGTTGCGGCCACAAGTTGCACATTTTGACTTGGGATATGGATTTTGGACTAGTGTCATTGTGTGATGTgattattaattagttaattaattaattccgtTGACAGCGATATAGAGAATTCATTATGGTCCAACTCCAATAATTAATTGAGACTACTCCTCCATATATATTCATCGGCGTTAAGAATATCGGAGACCTTTTTTTTGGGGTAGCGTAATATAAAAGGACAAAAAATCAATCATCAccgtttaaatttattttgtttagtttttataataataaaaataaaaaaataaatgttaaaggttttttattaaaaatatctgTTTTCTGAGactttatctttttttcttttcaataataatcaatcgATAATTACGTAAACCAGCTAGCATAGCATCAATAAGCCAAGCACAAGTTGATAACATTACATAACCGGGTACGTAGCCGTATGGCCGTATCCTTGAATCGATAATAGCGCCAGATCATAGGCTTATTATTGTTATGCTTGCCTCCATGTACTGTAACGTCCTTGTTAGGTTAAGTTTCGCTTTCTGATCGATGCGATTCTATGTTGTTTCTCTGTGCTGTGCTAACATCAATGTCTCAATAATAATATCTGTATGTGGTGTATGAAGAGGCACGTTACTACGTTATACGTATCCATATATATGTAGATTATTGTTCTTCTAACGTGATAACAAATACCTAGCCATCACTCATTATTGTACTAGAGAAAAAAGATATATATCAAGCAAGGTTGTTTAATTTACTTAGGATCCTATATATATTACCAGCTACCGTCGTATTCAAACAGATAAAAGGCAAATATTGGCTCTTTCGCgtgcatatatatatgtatattcgtACGGTTTAGGATAACATTGAGGGTACGgtcaataattatatataaatatccaACGACGATGGAGATTAATCAAATCAATAAACAAACTCAATGTAGTACTTGAGTAAATTATGAAATTCTCTTAAGTCCAAAGGTATATATATTGAGTAGTCACGTATATATACAGTGTATTAGAGCTTTATTTTTATTCCTATTCAATCCACAATATTCACTGCTGAAGCAAGTGGGGGAAGACCACATAAACGTTGATGAATAATGAACATGTTACAAGTTGCGCTAGTGTTCATGCAAACTAATTATTCCTATTCTTTCATATATATCTGCTGGTTCAATAATTCAACACAGGCTTCACATCAAGCCTAAGGGGACGCCTGCCCCGACAAAATGTTATTCGAGGGGCACTATATTTGAACATCTATATACCTGATGACAAAAACAAAATCTTGATATGCTTCCTACCTACACATTGGATTCCGCAACCACAAGATCAATAATCATCCAATCTTCAACACCACCTCCTCATGAAAATTCGAGGGTTTTCTGAAGCATTTTCATAAATAATTGTATATCATGCACCTTGTTCACTGTTCCACTATATTATTGGAAGTTTcccatatatattattttgattGTCTTCAATATATGTCTTATCATTTAAATTCTAATATTGTGGATATATACTTTACTTATTTACTCtaacattatttttaaaaaaagttttttttcacAAGTAGCGAAAGCTAGACAGTCACACAAGTACCGTCGTGTAGGGGTGACAATGAATATGGTAGAATAGGATTTGGATTTAAGTCTAATTTTaaattgagatttttatataaactcaattttATTCTACTACTAGATTGAGAATATCTCAATTCTAATTCTATCCGTTTTTGATCCGTGGATATCTccgaattacaaaaaaaaaaatgcaacattattatatgaggagtgctaggggccagcagattttgtgagttgtagccatcaattagtcattaataatgtatttaatggtgtgagatttcatctaatggtgGAGAATCACTCATTTTTATTTTGGTGGCTAAGTACGGGCCATATTTTAACAAATCTGCTGACCCCCTAAACTTGtccttattatataacttgatgataatttaaaataaaacttatttttatgtaaataaatattaaattatcaattaatgatcttctcTTAGTGACTAAGTATCTTTTACATTTAGTAAGAGGTTTTGAGTTCAACATtcacttaatatatattttttttataaatatataacatatacatatataaggtGCGGGTAAGACTGAGGCTCAATTCGCACTCTACTTAATCCACACGAAAATCCTACATACACCCTATCTGTTGGATTATATTGACAACCCTATCCAATCAAATTAGGTCAAGTGAAATATCCATGAATAGAGTACATGTTGCTATTCCTAGGACCGTGCCAGAAACACTGATGTTCTATAAGAGAATTTAacgtaattaaataaagagtGTTAAGGAGTCACTAAGTTTTATGATTtgttatttgtaattttaattagtcattattaatatttttgataatgtaaaattttatctaataatataaaaatatttattttttgtctacTAATTAAATAcgaactaaattttaataaaaatacaaaccgaTAAACAAGAAGTAGATAGAGATTTTGGGGGGCGGGGGATATTTAACAGCaattagactttttttttttttgtcattcacCAATCATAAAATTGAAcatagtctttttctttttttgggtgtGTCGGTTAAATTTAGTATATAGCTTAAGCGAATACAAGCCAGGCCCACTCCAGTAGGAGAACCAATGCCTTTATCCGGTAATTTCACTCGCTTAAACACTATATCTTCTGACCCAAAAAAACAATCGTATACAACAATTAACATTAATGTTTTCGTCTTTCTTTCTACCAAAAAtatgttttcttctttctttctaccaaaaaccaattttctatttgttttgaaaaaaaaggggGCCCGGGTGGGGTTGGTTTGGGTCTTAATATATATCCTTTCTTTCACCCGTATTGTCAAAAGCAAAACATGATGTGCTAATTAGTTAGATATTGGACTATACTATATAACAAGTCCGCTTCTTCGTACAATAAGATTTTGGGTTCTAATATGTTAAATTACTTCAACCGGTCTTTCCATGGATATCCTTTAAATTTTTGGTCTTTATGAAGCCCTAAACCTGAGTCTCAAAAACTGAATATTGGAGTGACATTGaagtctaaaaaaaatatttaaaagagaaaaatgattTGATGTTAAGTACTTAAGTTGTTAATCTGGTATTTTTCGTTGACAAACAAAAGTGTTATTTTCCTTGTAATTAAATGACAATGCTTTCGCTTTTTGTTACTATTATATATTCTGTCTCATTATCTTTTGAATTCTTAATTGATTGGAGCTAATTAGTAAAATCCAACTTAAACAGTTAAACCACTCCTAATTGGCTAATTAATTTCATCCTAATCAAAGACACGGTGCATTAAATAAGTAAAATATTATAtctaataaaatgaaaataatgcatTTGAAGATCCACACGCCATCTACACATGAATCGTGGCCTAAAAACGAACACATAGTCCTGAGAGCTATGTGCAGACATGGAACAATAACAGTCGCAGACATGAAAATTTTGGGAAAAAAAAGTATACTCCAGAATGAAATCAACAAATAGATGTAGTTAGGCTAATGAATTGAGTAATGATCGAATTAGTGGCACTTAATGAGAGTCAAAATTGATAGTGCTATTTCTTCGCATGTATGAAGCTGTACACGTATCACTTGGCAGCGCCGTGAAAACATGCCCCACAAGTCACAGAGCACAACCCCCATGCATATATagcaagagaaaaaggaaaagcaagaGGAAttggttaaaataaaataaacgcaAACCAAGGGTTGGGGGACTTATATAGGCACACGCCGAGACATAAATTCACATCTCAGAGTTTCCATACGCACTCCGAAATCGAATAAGTTGCATACATTGAGCTGCGGAAATGTGGCGGTGCGTCGCTCGTCGACTTCGTGTTCCTCCACCCTCCGACGGATCCACACCTAATCACTCTCTTAGATCTCACTTTTCTAGATTCTTCTCTGTAAGAATTCTATCTCCTTACTCTCTTTTAGGTTTTCTGTGTTTCATTTTTCCTTTACTTGATTAATCACTTCAGCTGTTCCTTTTTAACATATCCCTTCTTTCTTTGACCTATTTCATCTGTTTGATTTTGTTTCCGGCTTTGCGTCAGCTGGATttgattttattgtattttttgttatctatttgatttgatttgcttAAACCGAATCGATTTGTTGTTTTTGTTGTGTAGAGCGGAGGGAACTCGTCGTACACGGTGGTGGATCATAAGTATGATGCTGTTGTGGTAGGTGCTGGTGGCGCTGGGTTGAGAGCTGCTATTGGACTTTCCGAGCATGGATTCAACACTGCTTGCATCACCAAGCTCTTCCCAACTCGTTCTCACACTGTTGCAGCTCAGGTATCACGTACTTGATCCTTTGCCAGCTCCTTTTCGCATTTGTTTTTTAAGACGAGTCTCCACTGCATTGGTATTATGATATTGGTCTGCTTGATGTAGCTTTTTTATATGAGTTCTCTGTGTGATTTGTTCCGGTGAGTTGGAGATTATTATTGTGGCATCATTTCATCCTTGTTTTACACTTCATAGCAATTTTTGATGGACGACACTTTATAGCATAGATTGCTGTTATAAATGATGCACGGGGATTCAATCAGCTATGTGTCAACTGTACTTTGATGCTTTGAAAAATAACTTGATTTTGAAATTATCCAATAACATCTTTTCTTGTCTGATGtacaattatgaaataaaatgtaTTTGATGACACACCAAAGTATCTAAAGTTGACATCATTAATCAAGCATTCTTGCTTGGTGTATATACTAGCAGTACTAATtcataagaataaaaaatctgTATAGGGCGGTATAAATGCTGCATTGGGAAATATGACTGAAGATGACTGGAGGTGGCACATGTATGACACTGTCAAGGGAAGTGATTGGCTAGGTATACACTCCTGTTCTCGGAAGTTTTTTGTATTCATTATATCCTACAAAGTTTAAATGATTAAACAGTTTGTTCTTACAAATATCACTGCATGCTGGGATTCATTTGCCTTTAGAAGAAAGTTCTTTCTCCTATGGAGAAGATAGGTCCTCTTGTTGTTTTCTTAAAATCCTCAAAAGAACTTTAGCTGTTTTCTACAAGAATCCTTAGGTGCTTGTGCAACCATGAGAACATAAGAATAAACATTTTCTTTTGGTATGCTTTTTCATTTCTTGATTCTCAATGCAAGCTCTATGTTCTACAGGAGATCAAGATGCCATCCAGTATATGTGTAGGGAAGCACCAAAAGCAGTCATTGAGCTTGAGAATTATGGATTACCATTTTCCCGTACAGAGGATGGAAAAATATATCAGCGTGCATTTGGTGGTCAAAGCTTGAACTTTGGAAAGGGTAAATTCATTTTGGAG
Coding sequences within it:
- the LOC112800701 gene encoding cholesterol 22-monohydroxylase CYP90B51, translating into MSDSHLTFFSLSSSILALLLIFIFIFKRKQTKPKLNLPPGKMGWPFLGETIGYLKPYSATTIGEFMDQHIARYGKIYKSKLFGEPAIVSADAGLNRFILQNEGKLFECSYPRSIGGILGKWSMLVLVGDMHRDMRAISLNFLSHGRLRTHLLKEVENHTLLVLNSWKHNSTFSAQDEAKRFTFNLMAKHIMSLDPGNVETEKLKEEYITFMKGVVSAPLNLPGTAYRRALKSRSTILKFIEAKMTERVRKMEEGNESLEEDDLLGWVLKHSNLSTEQILDLVLSLLFAGHETSSVAIALAIYFLPGCPQAMEQLREEHSEIARAKKQAGEVELTWDDYKRMEFTHCVVNETLRLGNVVRYLHRKALKDVRYKGYDIPCGWKVLPVIAAVHLDPSLFDQPQQFNPWRWQINGRRGSCSSSNGSSSNINANNNNTTTTTNNLFLPFGGGPRLCAGSELAKLEMAVFIHHLVLNYQWELADSDQPYVYPFLDFPKGLPITVQNHSYLS